Within the Miscanthus floridulus cultivar M001 chromosome 2, ASM1932011v1, whole genome shotgun sequence genome, the region catctccgagactccgacacttatacccgggtgaagaagaaacgtctccgattgtaaagctgcgaccccaagtgtccttgtttatcggatatgtagtacccgtcgggtatctgttacctgaCCGATGCCCGATgagtacggggatgggcaagaatttatacccgagacagttaacagGGACGGAGACggaatgaattctccgtagcgaggAAGATAATGTTCcgacgatacccgacgggtacgtcccgttgccatccttatatACGGCGACGATGACCACCGAATGTCTGCAAATGACGTTGCCAAAGACTAGTCGAAGTAGTACCGCGACACTGCCTGTCTTGGTCTTGAAGGTGGCCTGTGGTGAAGAACACGAGCAGAGCAATTAAGACAGTTCACGGTGCTTATTTGTCATAGTTCATTAAACTTTCTGCCTCTAGGAAACTGGCTACTCCTTTTTGGAAAAAGGAAACACGTGTTAAAAATTTCGTCCAAATATACAGTGCgtttaaaaaaaacaaagtattatattttataaaaaaatagtcTTGTCTTATAGTAACTTCTAAAAAAAGGAAACATGTGTTAAACTTTAAAACAGCCCTTGATGATTAGTTCTAATCCTGTACACGGAGTCATCGGCCCACCTGGTACGTAGCAAGCAGCCTCACATACACTCACACcatcacatgcatgcatgcgtgatGAATTCACGGCGGGGCTGCGTAAAGCTAGCGTAACCATCGATTCCGAGATCGATCGCCACTTgtctgcgtgcgtgcgtgcatgtCGCTGTCACGTCACGTTTTGTCCTGCCTGTTCGGCTGACGTTAAAACCGATCCAAGCTGTTTTTGTTATAAGAGAAAATTACCATAAATTAGTTGATAAGTTTAAACGAACGGACCCTAAATAATCCTTCCTAGAGCGGTTAGCTAGCTAGCGAGCAGCGAGCGACCGTGGCGAGGCCCGGGCAATCCGGCAATGGGGCATGCAGTGCTcgtttagttttcaaaaaaatTTCCAAAAAATGTTACAGTAGCCATcccatcgaatcttacgatacgtgtatggagtattaaatatagatgaaaaaaactaattacacagtttggttggaaatcgcgagaccaatgttttgagcctaattagttcataattaaacactaattgccaaataaaaacgaaaatactacaataaccaaatttccaaatttcacgaactaaacacagccgcaGTTTGCTTGTGCCATGACGCAACAACCTGGCCCTCGTTTAGTTGCCCAAACTTGGCGCCGCCGAAATTCATGcagcgcactgtagcatttcgtttgtatttgataataattgtctaatcgttgactaattaggctcaaaacgttcgtctcgcaaagtacaaccaaactgtgtaattagtttttgatttcgtcaacatttagtactccatgcatgtgccgtaagtttgatgtgacagagaatcttctttttatatagtgccaaagtttgaatTCTGGGGTAACTAAACACACCCCTGGGTGCAGTAGCAGGctagcagctagctagctactagGGGACCGAGCCGGTTGGTCTCTTCATGAAGGTGAGATCTAGCTTGAGAACTAAGGATTTATATGAGTTTGTGTGCGTGGTGTGAATTAGTGCGTGAGTTTACATACTACAACTTTGTAGCTGAAAAGTTGAGGCATAAGAAAAAGCTAGCTAGCTACTACGAGTAGCTTAGGTTgtatttagttcccaaaaagtgttatagtagtcatcacatcgaatcttgcgatacgtgcatggatcattaaatgtagacgaaaaaaattaattgcacagtttggttggaaatcacgagacgaacgttttgagcctaattagtccaggattgaacactaattgtcaaataaaaacgaaagtgttaccgtagctaaattctcaaatttcccgaactaaacacagccttaattAGTAGTAATCCTGTTCACCTAACCCCAGACAGGATGCTGCTTCGTTCCAATAATCTCCCTGTGATCCTGTGAAGTGCGAACCACTCCACTCCACTGCTGATTGCTCAAACTCATCAGCCAGCAGGCGACCTTGCTTTGGTCGCAAGCCACCGTCCTCGCATCTCAATCAGTCACGACGACGACATTACGAGGCCGGATTTTCCGGGGTGATTGCCTACATACGCAAATTAAACCAGTATCAGTCAGTCAGTCCGTCCAATGCAGCTAGCTAGTAACCCAGCCACAGCCACACGGACACGGCGACACCCAAGGGGAAGGGGTTGTTTGGCAGCGTTATTTTTTTCTCGATCGCGCAAAAGATTTACGTGTTTTTTATTAAGAGAGAATAGTTTGATTACAGCTCGCACTTTGTGCGCTCCAGGGTGGGGGTGGTGACAGACGAAGGAGTTTGAGCGCTGACCCTCCCTGGACGAACACCGAAACACCTATGGTACTAGTACTCGCTGCAATAAGCAACCCAAGTTTTTGGCGCCGGCTTGCACCCACAGCTCCGCTTCACGGGCGGTACCGTGGTGGCGGCGCCCCGGAAGCAGTCTGCGTTTCGCTCCTTGCAAATCTCGCAAGCAACCAATGCGAAAATGGAGTCGGCGCCGAGTCTGCAGTTTCTGGTCCACTGCGCTCTCGCCAAGCCTCCCAGCAGCTGATGACGGTATTCCCAGCGCTGGCAGCGTTATTCGGAGCAGTTTAGAATCACTCCTCGTTCAAACCACAGGTTCTGGTACCAGCAGATGACAGGGTGACCCAGATCGACACGGGCCGACGCAGTAGAGTAGGCGTACACACACACCCTCAGCTTTGCAGCTTTCTGTGATATGGGTACGTACGTGACAGCGTTTTCTCACGGTGAATGCATGCGTAGCAGATCTCGATTTGAACGGCTGTGCGCTGCGCTAGTACACTGGAGCGAGCTGGAGGGGACTGCAGCGCAGCTGCGCAGGGGTACGGAACGGGCGGGCCGTCACTGTGGGGGACTAATGGGCTGGGCGGGGGCAGCCCGGTACGGAACGGTCGTCGTGCTCGTGCCCCCGCTGCGCTCCGCTCCGCCATCCACGGCCACGATGAGTAATGGCAGTGGCATGGGGGTGCCTGTGCCTGCGCCTGCGCCGTGCCGTGCCGCCGAGAtgcatgagacatgtcgatcgGCCAGCGTGACGGCGTTCAGGGCTTGAGGGGTCCTTCCCGGAATCGCGGCCACGCTCGGCGTCGCGCCCTCACGTGCCGTCACGGCCCCGTGCCGCGCATCATTGCCCACACGCGGCGGGGGTCGGCCTGCTGCATGGTTCATGAGACGTGTGTGCTGCTGCCTGGTCATTTTTTTCTTAATCTGCCTGGTGAAAATTACTACTAGTACTTTGCTCCTGCAGCCTGCTGCAATGCAACTCAGCAGCCACCGAATGGTCTTGCACACTTGGACGAATGGTGAATTGGATTTTTTAATAGGACCACCGACAGGCATCATCAgcataaaaaaaaaatcaagggcTAAACAAACTGCGACCGTTGTAAAAAATCTAGGGCAGTTGGGCTTGCGCCCTGACGAAATCATGCATGGAGTACTCCTCATGGAGTCATGCATGGCTCGCGAGAGctgcactgttttttttttttttttttttttttttttgccaaagaaAGATATACGCGATTCTAGAGAGGAACAGAGGAAGGTGGTTACCATACTTGCTGattttattttatatctaaattATAAATTTATCACTATTTTTATGATAATGAATGTATATATATCTGTTATTTTTCTAAGTGAATCTGTTTTCCTATTGAGTTAATTAATTAATGTATAAAtgtaattttcttttttttgaccAAATATAAATGCAATTTTCTAAAGCGAAGACCGAAGATGTGCACATCACAAAATGGGCTTGCAATCTTCTTCCAAATGAAAACACGAAGCCCGCTCTGCTGTTTCGCATCATAGCTGGGCCGCGCCAAAGGATCCAGCCAGCCCACGCGGGCGTGGCGTCGTCGTTGCGGCTTGAGGGGAAGGAAGGGAACGAGCGACGAACTGAGAATTTAGTACCATACCGGCCAGCGAACAACCCAAACACAAGCTTATAATCTCAGCTGCGGCCGCTGTTACGTCTCTTCGGAGACATCCGATAAAATTGGAACGATACAGAGAAGATTAGCATGGCCCCTGCGCAAGGATGACACGCACAAATCGAGAAATGGTCCAAATTTTTTTGGGATTTTACACGTTGGTCCCTGGCCGCTTTGATATTGTCTTACAGGTATACCCCTGGCTGTGTATTCTCCCTTTCCCATATGATGTTTTTAGACCCTCCGGACTTCTAATGTCCTACATTGAAGTCCAAAACCTTTTTGCGCATTTACAGACCGCTCCCTTGTCGCTATTTTATCTTGCAGCTGTGCCCTCAAACCCTCTTTATTGAGCAGCTAATCAGTACATTCACCCCGCGGGCCTTGAGTGCATGATTTTCCTTGCACATATGCCCCCTTAACCTTTCCCTTTACCTTGATTTCGATATAGATGAAGACCTATGGTTTTTTTTAACCCTACTTTATCTTTTTTAATCGGGATGTCATCCTTCGGAATATGTATTAGGAGTAATCCTTAAGTCATTGAATCCTTTGATTTGGACACGCCTTACTCAAAAGTATGCTACGTTTTTTCATGAACAAATACACATTGAACTTTTCACTACATGAATCTGGCAAGAGTTTTTTTCAAAATTAACATTCTTCTCAAAATCCACTCAAAACTCAGTTTTATTTACATGGTTCTGCTCAAAATCTTGTATTCAATTCACTCAACTAACGAGACTTACTGATAACTAGGttaccttttttcttttttttttggtttaccAAGCCAAGGCTGCTTCATTTACTGgcaaaggtaaaaaaaaaaaaaaaaaaaaaaaaaaaaaaaaaaaaaaggtcgcCAGATCATATATAAACGTGCGCAATTTCTCTTCAGTAAAAGTACACGGCGTCATTGGCAAATTACAAAATCAAGCTTCGCCTTTTATTCGATGGATGGTAGCTATGCCGACTCTCAAGTTCACCAGCATCCACCAAATAATTAGCATCCTCTCGTAGTATACACAAGtcacctatatcatcaacatGTTACATGCATGATTCCAGTCAAAATTTTCACAATCTCGAACACCGTACACATTTCATCGGATTGAAGCTATCATGCCGATGCGCAACGGTATGGATGTGCTGTGCTTCCCAGTTCCCATTCATCGACGCATAAGGCTTGAGGACCCAACCATCTACATTCTTTGGGGACGTTAAACAGCTTCGGTTGCAGTCCTTCACTGCTTTCATTATTGTACTCCATGGATCTCGGTGGAAAAAAACGGTCGGTTGGATCGCCGGTGTTCGTCTCTGTCTACCAACAGAGCTCACTTGTGCCCACATCATGTGCATTAAGTTGCCTTCTGCTCATGTAGAGcactgagtttttttttttaagtagCTTGTCACAGTCACAGCTCGGTATTCCTAAGGATGATACTTGTGTTGCCCTGCATAACAAGTGGAGAGAAAGAGATACTAAGCATAAAGCGTATAAGTGTATACTCATCAGTTTCATACGGCTCAAGGCTAATCCTATGAACAAATTTTATGTACACAACATCAGAAAAGTGTAATGAGTCATGCCTTCTGAATTTTTAAGATCCCTTGTGATATGGCATGCATGCATTCGCAGCATTCCTCTAGAAAGGTGAGGAGCCTGACAAGGTTAGTGGTGGGCATTGCCTAATCAAATGTCCGGTGACCTGCAAGCCCAAGGGATAGGAAGAGGTGATTTGGACATCTTATATATGTTTAGAACGTTTTGCAAGGGCTTTAAGATTTATATTGGATGTGGTTCAAGTGGAAAAACAAAGAGCGAGCTTGGTCTGGAATAGATATCTACGGTGACATGCTTCATGCAGGCGGGTTAGCCCGCGAACAAATACACTGTGAATTGTGATGTGACTGATATTGCGCACATCACATGACCTACAGATGGCAACAAGCCATAAAGCGTATCCAGAGACCAGTGAGCCCAAAAGGCTGAAGAAATCAAAACAAAAGCAACACAAACGAATGCTCACGCAAACTTTGACCGAGGTTGCTCAACCGGAACCCTTATCGCCAATCGGCCACTTGTACATTTCGAAACGGAGTGCGTCCTCTCAGGGGGCAAAAAAAAGGCACAATTATTCACTGCCTTTTCGCCTGTATACTTCCCACCTCTACTATAATGTTTCAAATTGGACAACAGGCACCGCCTCATCCGAAACATTAGAACCTGTACAGAGCTACCCTACCCTTTTACAACAACTCACTGGGGGTCAAATGATTAAATGGAGGACCTAGGTGATGTTCCGCCTCCCTCGTgcaaccgccgctgccgccgctttGTGTTATTCTTCTCTGACGACAAACCAATGATTTGTTACCTCTTCAGTCGATCCCGTGCTCCCCTTGGTGAGCTACAAATGTCTATCAGCATACCAGAAGCTTGAGAATTTGGCCCGGGGAAGCAGTGTTGAACTCATGCCTCTTGTCACAGATCACAGTACTAAGGCAAACTATGTCAATGCCTACTGCTGCACTCATAGCTGCAAAGCCAGATCAGGGTGATTTGGATTTGCCAGCTTTCCCCTAGGCGGGGAACCTGATGACTGGACACGGGAATTTAAGCCTGGGACTGGGTGAGCAGAATTATTGTCATTAGCCATCTTTGGATCACGACCTGCACCTTGCACAGGGTTGACAGTTGCCTTTCCAACGTCTCCATTCTGTGCTGCTGTTTTAAGACTATCAGCAGTTACTGGGTGCCTATGGATATAGCCATTGACTTTCCCATTCATTCCAGAAAACATCCCAAGCACTTGAGCATGTGTCATAGGAATGGCTGATCCAAATAACCCTTGCCCGGCATACTGACTCATGGCGTTTGACATAGCAGTAAAGCCATTGATGTTAGAGTGGATTTCTCGGCTGTGGTTGTGTTGCTGCATTGGAGGCGCTGCTGATCCCGGATTGTCCATACCACCACATGACTTGTTGACTCCATTCTCATGCTCGGTTACTTTACTGGGAATTTCAGAGCCCTTATCAAAGCTTGCTGATGTAGAAGCCACTGTTTGAGTTCTAGGTAAATGCTCCTCACCAGTAACATCCCCATTTGAAGACAGTCCAGACTTGTGATGTAGTACAACATTCTTAGATGGCATATTGGGTGGAGCATTGCACTCAGAGGGATTGGTGGATGTGACAGGAGCCCACTGAGAGTTTTGAGGTGGTTCACCATCTACTACCCATCCTGGGCCAAAACTTGTCCCAGGGGGGAGTGCCCTTCTGATACGATTTGCTGCCACATCCCAGCCAACTGGGCCCAATTTTGATGCAAATCGTGCCAAGCTCCTAGCATATGCATGTTGCTGCTGAACCCCTACCTGGTTCAGACAACAagaagaaacaaaaaggacaagaaATATTAGCACAGCAAGTTCCAGTAAGACAGTAGTTGCAATGATCAACTATAGTTAAGTTGGCAGGTTTTACAAGtcatccaaaattcaaaatttgtGAATTCTTGACAACAAACTGTATCTGATCGGAGTATGCTTACCGGCACCAGTAGTTTCCTCTCATCATCCAGGGCAGCAAACAGAGAGCTATTACGTGAATAGTGCTGATCATATGTACTCCTGCGGTCGTCATCTAGACTAACAACAGATTTCTTTCCCCACTTGGATGAACCTAAAAAAAAGTAGATGATAAAGAAGTCACGTCTGTAAATCAGAAGTCTAGCACTTGTGCAGAACATATGATCAGTTACCAGTAGAAGAACTAACCTGAATAATCACCGATTTTGTCTGTTCTTTTTGCACTAAAAGAACCAAGCATATTGTGAAAACTGGATGGATCTTTCATCGGGGTATTTGTATTTCGAGTTCTGTCTCCAGTTGACCTTTTTCTGAATGTATCGACATTGTCTTCAGGTTTGTTTGTTTTCACATTGGATAGATCTGGTGACACATCACCATCCGTCTTGTGATTCTTCGGTGGCCTACCTCTTCGAGCTGGTGGCTtgggttcttcttcttcatcgctgGGTTGCCTCAAGTTCTCAAAATCCTTTTTGGCAAGAGCTTCAATAGATCGTGCCTAGGGAGATTATTGAATACTTTATGTAAGTAGAAGGCCAGATAGTAAGAAGACAGTATTGGCAACTTGTCCACAATACAGAAAATGTTAAGGTAAAACAGGATCTGGGCTAACTATGTGCGGATGTATTCAGTATAGTACTATAATTTGCATAGGAACAACATATGATGTCTTCTGTAATGAGATACTATCTTGTTGGAATTGGAGAACATGCTAAGGAAAAAAACCAAATTGAGGTTCAATTTGTGCAGATATTAGCATTCAAATAAATCAGGTAGCCCTTCAATATCCAAGAGTTAATTGCACTAGCAATCAGTTGAACACGTTGTGTTTAACTTATAACATATATGAAGTTCACAGACAGATAATTATAACAAGGAAATAATAAGAAATAAAAGGTGCTTTTTTTGCAAAAATATTCCACAAAGCTGAACAAGAGACAGAACAAGTTTCATGTTCTGAAGAACAGAGCAACCAGAAAACATGGTCCAGATAACACATGTGCATGCAACGACTGACGAGATGGGTTATATAATCTAATAACAAACAGCACATGCACTTCAAATCAGTACAAAAAATACCTGCCGGAAGTAGATTGTGTCTGCTGAATTGTAAGACATGGCATTTGATGTGAGTAGAAACACATCATCCTGCAAAAGCAGAGAAACATAAGATATCAAGAGAAGATCCGCAGTACTGAAGCACAACACTCTACTATGATTTGCTAGAAAGGTTGCACCCAAATAATCTTGGGTATAATATAATATGTATTTGAAGGAAACTTCCCAGAGTTGCTGTACAAAATTAAACATATCAATTTTAAAAATACAATGCAAGACCCAGCACACTTGATATTCCAAAAAAACTCACAACGTGCATTATATTATATTAATATATTCTGCATCAAGAAAATGGAACTCAACAAAGCAATACAGCATTCAGTTCAACCCTATGTCAGTGGATGAAGCTGGGAGCTACAAAGAGCAAATAATTCCATATCCACTTAAGCCCAGATATAAGTAACATATATGAAATCAAAACATGCAAGAAGTACAGTGCCACTGTGGATTAGAAAAGCTCTTCAGTTACTGATACCTTTTATTTTTTCTATAAGGGATGCTTGTTATTAACGGAGCTGGTTTGAATAGGCATGGTAATCAATTCAGGGGTTATTATTCATAATAATTTGGACAAATTATTCCAGTGAAACTTCAGTCCTACCAGTCTAAGCAACCAGCCTATCCGCATATGTTGGAAGAAAACAAAACCTTGAGCACCGAGTACAGCTCCCAACCATGTATGTCAGGCCAATTATTAACCAATAACTATTATCATCGGGCAGTTTAAGCTGGAGTTTGATAAATTAATACTGTTTTGGATCTGGAATAGGTCAAAATCTTGAAGTTCAATGgaattctttctctcaacaatgGTGCAAGACAATCATTAAATCACTAACCCAGGAAGTCTCTACAAGTCTACATCCCATTCCAAAAGGTACCTTTCATTAAGGACATTAACTCATATGGTATGAGCCCACTTTGGTCCCCAGTAAAAAACAGAAAGGAATATAGGAAGTAAACACAGTGATACAGGGGCAGACCCAAGTGATGTTGAGTGAGGGCACAGTTCGCCACTCAAAAATTGCTAGAAGTGGTACATGACAATTTTTTCACCATGAGTGCCCCCACACAAATGAATCACAAGGCCCTCACACACCACCAAATATAAGGCTAACTAGGTAATCATATTTAGTGTGCCTCCGGTCTTTTTTTTTCCCTAGGTCCGCCCCTGTAGAGACATATTGCATCTCACGttgctcaagaatttctttcAGGTGCATCGAAGCTCAGAAAGCAAAAACTCGCATGTTCTATTAACAGTACCAACAAGCAGTATCATGTTCACCAGATGGGAGTTAGGATAGCTAGACAAGAACAATATCTAAACAGTAGTTCATTATACACAGGATTAATTTggaaaggcaaaggtatattatGGTTGTAAGAAGAAAACAATAGGAATAGGGACATTGTTATACGAGTAAAGTGGACAATAAAACCTGAAAGCAAAGAAGGTAGTAGAAAACTTTTAGTTAAGCCAAAGGATCAAATGAAAGCAGGCAACACAAAAAAGAAACACCAACACAGCCAACAACAATAAAGGAACTGGCAAAAGAAACATCACACAGCATACCTCAAACTGTTCCAACTTAGAATACGAGTCGTTCAACAGCTTCTCACGGATTGTTGAGAAGTCCATCGGATGCTTAACGATGTCAAAGTAATCCGGAAGCTGCAGGTACACAAAAAAACACCAGCCTTAGCATCTGAGCTCCAATCTGAAAACACGACTGCACTTGAGCTCCATTACTCACCTCCTCTGCGTCGACAGGCTCCGAGAAAACTCCATAAGTATCCTTCCTGAGAGCAGTGCAAGGCATACAGGTAAGTAAGCACATGTAACCGAAGCAATCTGTGTCATTGGACGAAAATTACATCAGGATGGGGCCAGGGCACTCACTTCTGGAGCCTATCGAGGATGAAGAGTAGCAACTTTTTGTCTGGGAGGGGAGTCCCCGTGGGCCCACCATCCGACGCAGCGTCCCCTGCTCCCACGAGCGCAAGCAACGTTAACCAACGAAAAATTCAAATCCCTGAACCACTTAATGCGTTGCTTCCCTCCAAGTCTTACCTTTCCCCGTCGCTTTCGCTGCATCCTTCTTTCCCTCCCCCGGCTCCTCCTGCAGCATCAAAGAACCGAAACAACAACAATCAGAACAGAAATCCACATTCTTGCATGGAGATTTTCTGCTTATAAGGGCCAGCTATCGCATCATGCAGTGGGGATTGCAGGGAAATTAGTGTCGCAGCAAGCTCCGCGGCAGTCCGCACTGAAAACGGTGACCTTTTTCTGTCGCTCGCCGTCCGGACAGTGCTCACAAACCCATCAGTAGGAGAAAAAAAAGGTCAAATCCGTCAAAACTTGTCAGATCCGCTTACTGTTCCCTTCCAAGGAAAGGATTAAAGCGCTGACGAGCGAGGAGGGTCAAGATCCCTAGACTGGCCGGACTCAAGAGGGCACCAAAAAGAATTCCAAACCCGCCGAAAAAAGCAACCGCCCTCCCAGAGCTAAAAATCCCCAGACGCAGACGCCACTATCAGAGCTCCACTGATCCCCGCTAGATTCCCCACCACGGAGGCGAGCCGTACCACAAAACCCCCCTAATAAAAATCCTGAACCGCAGATCCAACCACTACAGCTCGGCATCGCCGCGTGTCCCGCGGCCAAAACCCCCTCGGGGAGGTCCCCAAAGCCCGCAATTTTCGAAAAAATGGCGCGAGATAGAGAGGCCCTCGACCTTGACGACGCCGCCGGAGAGGACGCTCTTGAGGCGCTTCTGCCGCCTCCGCCCCCCGCTCCCGGTcccgtcctcgtcgtcgtcggaaGGGTTGGGGTCCCGGCGGGTGGGCGAGGGGGCGGGGCTAGGATTTTGGGCCTGCAGGCGGAGGCTGCGGCGCTGGAGGTCGAGGAGGGACGGGCGGCCCTTTTTCTTGCGCCGCCGCTGCGGGGATGACGTTTCTGCGGgaagcggcggcggaggagggggcggcggcgggggaggaggcTTGCGGGTCTTCGCCATCGGAGGCCGGCAggccgcgacggcggcggcggcggcgaggcggggACGGGGCAGGAGGTGGTGGTGATGTGATGGCCTGGGAACGGGTCGGGGTGCGTGTGGCTTTGCGTGCGTTTGGTATTTTTTTTTTCCTGGGGCCTTTCGGTTTGCGTCGGGCCGCTCGGCTCTTTCAGGCCCCGTTTTGTCATGACATGTAGGACCGGTCTATATCTGGCCCCACACGGTAGCGACAGAGGATAAAGGTCTGTGCGTTATTTGAGGTCGGATCGGCCGGCCGCGGGCGCGTTTGGTGGGGTGGGACCGGGCGCGTGTCTGCCGTGGCCGGACCCGATTGGTGGGTGCCCCCCAGGTCGTGTGGGTGGATATTTTTCGTTGGAACAGAAGGCCGTGTGACTCACCTGTCAGTGAGATGAGGAGTTTTGGTCTCGTTATATTTCCCGTAACTCTTTACGTACACGTCGCAATCACCATTCCGTTTCGTGCCATCTTTCGACCATGAAGGTAGTGCCGTGGTAGCGAGCAACGGTCAGCAGTTTCAGGGAAAAAAAGAAGAACAAAAAAAACTCTTCTCAAAACAGTGGACTCAAATGTCTAGTTGGGTGTCCAAACAATCTCCCTTTTTTCTGGCAAAGTCCATAATTTTTACTTTTCTTTTATACCGAATTACAGGTGTGTAGGTATTTTGTGTTAGTAGTTGAGAAAAAAAGGGCCTAATGGCTATGGTTAGAATGATATCCTTGCATGATGCATCCTACTTATGGTATTGTAGACAACTAGGTAATGGTGGACTAGTACAATGGAATGGGTACACCATAAAGACCACATCCATAAAACTTGATCATCTAGCTTTTGGTTGCACCATGGCCCCTGTTTCTCATGGAcgaaggttcagtgacgtcattgCAACATTAAAGGGTGAGCAATACTCCGTTCGGTTCTAAAGTAAACTCTTGCAGAATTGTATGCAGGAGCTGAATAAAAGTAGCTCATTCAAAGTGTACCTTCATTTATAGTGCATTGaaaaagatagttcatttatttgtgAGATCAATGGCATTTATTAGCAAAGGGGTGGGTAGAGAAAATAAGAAAATAAACAGAGTATTCTAGGGTGAAAAGTTTTTACCAAGAAAGTGGCATGGCTAAGAGTGATTGAGCGAATCGGACACCATCA harbors:
- the LOC136535730 gene encoding uncharacterized protein, translated to MAKTRKPPPPPPPPPPPPLPAETSSPQRRRKKKGRPSLLDLQRRSLRLQAQNPSPAPSPTRRDPNPSDDDEDGTGSGGRRRQKRLKSVLSGGVVKEEPGEGKKDAAKATGKGDAASDGGPTGTPLPDKKLLLFILDRLQKKDTYGVFSEPVDAEELPDYFDIVKHPMDFSTIREKLLNDSYSKLEQFEDDVFLLTSNAMSYNSADTIYFRQARSIEALAKKDFENLRQPSDEEEEPKPPARRGRPPKNHKTDGDVSPDLSNVKTNKPEDNVDTFRKRSTGDRTRNTNTPMKDPSSFHNMLGSFSAKRTDKIGDYSGSSKWGKKSVVSLDDDRRSTYDQHYSRNSSLFAALDDERKLLVPVGVQQQHAYARSLARFASKLGPVGWDVAANRIRRALPPGTSFGPGWVVDGEPPQNSQWAPVTSTNPSECNAPPNMPSKNVVLHHKSGLSSNGDVTGEEHLPRTQTVASTSASFDKGSEIPSKVTEHENGVNKSCGGMDNPGSAAPPMQQHNHSREIHSNINGFTAMSNAMSQYAGQGLFGSAIPMTHAQVLGMFSGMNGKVNGYIHRHPVTADSLKTAAQNGDVGKATVNPVQGAGRDPKMANDNNSAHPVPGLNSRVQSSGSPPRGKLANPNHPDLALQL